Genomic window (Mycolicibacterium smegmatis):
AGCACCGTCATCGACTCGACGCTTTTCCACTCCCTGCCCGTCGAGGGCCGCGAGGGATACCTGCAGTCCATCCACCGGGCCTCGGCTCCCGGCGCGCGCTACTTCGTTCTCGTGTTCGCCAAGGGCGCGTTCCCCGCGGACCTCGAGGTCAAGCCCAACGAGGTGACCGAAGAAGAGCTGCGGACCACGGTCGGCAAGTACTGGGTGGTCGACGACATCCGGCCCGCGTTCATCCACGCCAACGCCGTCGTCTTCCCCGACGCGCCAGAACTGCCGCCCCACGGCTACGACGACAAGGGCCGCATCATGTTCCCGGCGTTCCTGTTGGAAGCGCACCGCGACTAGTTCGTCCCCCGGCTCGACCGTGCACTGAGGGCGAGATTTCGGCTGAGATCCCGCCCTCTTTGCACGCTCGATGTGCCTGAATGCACGCTCGACGCACAGACCCTCCCCTACCCGAACGGGCAGTGCCAACCCCACCCGGCCGTCACTCGATTGCGACCATTCGGGGCGCGCGCTGACATGTTGCCGGCGAATAGCGTTCCGCTACATGGACGTTGCCGTTCTCGGTCCTGCGCTTCTGGACCCGTTCGCGCCTGCGCCGCAGGGAATCTGGAGCGGCAATGGCGTGCGGGTGCAGAGGCGTCGCGGGCCGCATCGCGTGCACGCCGCGGTGTGCACTCCACGGTTCTGCGCGCACCGCGAAGGCGACGCGTTGACGGTCGAGCACGATCTGACCCCTGACGAACTGTCCGACGAACTGGCAGTGCTGCTCACCGAGGAACTCGGCGCCACCGGCGTTCTGCACGGCCAACCGGATTTCGAGTCGGTGTTCACCGGCGTCGTGCGTTCCACCGTCGACGGTGGCATGCAGGCGTGGCTGCGGTTCTACCGGAACTCGCTGCACGCGCTGGAATCCGGCACCGCGGCGTTCGCCCCGATCCATCAGCACGCGACAGAACTGATCATCGGGCGACGCGTGCTCGATCTCGGCTCGTGCTTCGGGTTCTTCCCGCTACGTCTGAGCCGCAACGGATTCGACGCCACGGCAACCGATCTGAGCGCACCGACCATGAACCTGCTGGCGCGGGTGAGCCCGAAGCTGCACCGGCCGGTTCGCACCGTCACATGCGACGCCGCGGGGGTACCGCTGCCCGACGCGGTCGCCGACACCGTGACCGCGCTGCACCTGCTGGAGCATCTGGACCCCGACGCCGGCGACGCCGTGCTCGCCGAGGCATTGCGCCTGGCACGGCGCCGCGTGATCGTCGCGGTGCCGTTCGAGGACGAACCCCAGGTCTGCTACGGGCACGTCCGCAGATTCGACACCGAAGCGCTTCAGCGCATCGCCGAGAAGATCACCCGCACGCACCCCGTCACCGCGTCGGTCGGCGAGCACCACGGCGGCTGGCTGGTACTGGACCGTTACTAGATCAACCCGCGCTTGCTCGCCGCGTACACGGCCTCGGCTCGGCGGCTCACGTCGAGCTTGCGCATGATGTTGCTGACGTGAAACTTCGCGGTGGTCGCGGAGATGAACAGCTTTTCGCCGATCTTGTTGTTGGACAACCCGGCTGCCAGCAGTCGCAGCACCTCGATCTCGCGGTCGGTGAGCTGCTCGCGGGGTTCGGTGCGCCCGCTCAGCGACCGCACGACGGCCGCGGCGCTGCGGGAGTCGAAGGCACTGTCACCGGAGGAGATCGCGCGGATCGCCCGCACCAGTTCGGTCGTGTCGACATCTTTGACGACGCAGCCGCGGGCGCCGGCGTGCACGGCGCGCACCACGAGGTCCTCATCGAGGAACGTGGTGAGCACCAGCAGGCCGAGGTTGGGATGGGCCGCGGAGAGCTTGGCGCACAACGACAGACCCTCGAAGTCCGATCCGGCCGAGAGTTTGAGGTCCAGCAGCACCACGTCGGGTTCGACCGCGGCGACCATGGCCTCGGCCTCTGCCTCGCTGGACGCCTCCCCGACCACCACCAGATCGTCCTCACGTTCCAGCAGCGAGCGCAGGCCCTGCCGCAGGATGGCGTGGTCGTCGACCAGTGCCAGCCTGATCTCGCGCGTCGTGACGGTCATCGTCTGTTCCCTTCGGTCCTGGGGATGGTCGCGACCACGCGGACACCGCCGATGCGGGACCGCTGAACCGCGAAGGTACCGCCGTGCTCGCGGCAGCGGGCCAGCATGTTGGCCAGCCCGCGGTGATGCCCGTCGACGTCGGTGGCGTCGGCCATCCGCAGCGCCATGCGCAGCTTGGCCGGGTCCCCGGTGCCGTCGTCGGAGATGGACAGCGACACGGCCGTCGGACGGTAGCGCAACCGCACGATCGCGCGGGTCGCGTTGCCGTGCATGGCGGTGTTGAACAGCGCCTCGCCGGCCACCCGCAGCAGCGCGTGCTCGACCTCGCTGGGCAGTTCGGCCACGGCGCCTTCGACTTTCAGGCTCACCCGCAGATCCTCGGGCATGTGCACGGTCGCAAGCTGTTCGAGCAGTTCGGGCAGCGTGGAACGCCCGGCGTCCTCGGGATGGTTGAGCGCGTAGATCGCCGACCGCAGTTGTTCACTCGCCGAACGGGTGAGTGTCTTGGCGGTGTCGAGGCGGTCGACCAGATCCTGCGTGCCGGGTAGCGCCATGGCCTCGCTGCGGCACACCTCGATCTGCATACCGGCCGAGAGTACGGTCTGGCTCACGCTGTCGTGCAGTTCACGCGCGATGCGGTGGCGCTCGTTGTCGAGTACCTGATGGCGTTGCGCCGCACCGAGTTCCCGTTGTGTGGCCAGCAGTTCGGCGTTGCGTGCCTCGGACTGCGCCAGAAGTGCCTGAGACCGCTGGAACAGCGCGCAGTTCTGCAACGCAACCGCGGTCTGGCTCGACAGGATCCGCATGACGGTCTCGTCGGTGTCGTCCAGCGTGCGGTGCACCGGGGTCCAAGCCGCGAACGCGCCGATCACGCCGCCGTTGAGTTCGATCGGCACGTGCGCGTGGTGGGGTTCGATCACCGGGTACCGGAACTGCGCCAGGTGCCCCCGCAGAATGTCGTTGAGACGGTTGAGCACCGCGTCCGGCAGGTGGTCGGGGACCTCGGCACCCGACACCCCGTCGTACGAATAGGCGTGCCCGTCGGCATCGAGGATGAGGTGACGCGGCAGGGCCTCCTGCAGGGCACCGTCGGCGAGCGCCAAAAGCACCCACTCGGCGTCGAGGTGGGTGCGGGCCGCTTCGGCCACGGCCCGCACGAGTTTCGGTGGGCCGTTGACGGTTTGGACCAGCGCGCGTGAGATCGCCTCGAGCGCGGCGAGGACACGTTCGGTGCGCTGAGCAGCGACACGGAATTCGGGGTAGAACGTGCTCTTTCCGGATCGGACGCCGGTGAGCCGTTCCAGATCCGGTGCCGCCACCCGATGCCCGAATCCGGGTGCCGCGGTCATAGCGCGGTCCGGAACAACGCGCACAGACCGGCCTCGTCGACCGGACGGGGATTGGTGGTGATGCACGCGTCGGCCATCGCGTTGCGGGCGAGCACCGGGACGTCCTCGGCGCGCACACCCAGATCCGCCAGGCCACGCGGCACACCCACCCGACGTGCCAGCTCCTGCAACCGATCCGCAAGGGCCAGAGCCGATTCCAGTTCGGGTGCGCGCTTGTCGGCGATACCGAGGTACGACGCGATGGTGGCGAACGGAGCCGGGTCGGCCTCGGCGTTGAACCGCACGACGTGGGGCAGCAGCACACCGTTGATGACGCCGTGCGGCAGGTCGAGCAGGCCCCCGACCTGATGGCTCATGGCATGCGCCGCACCGAGGATCGCGTTTGTGAACGCCAGGCCCGCCTCCAGCGCGGCCTGGGCCATGAGCACGCGGGCCGGCATCTCCTTGGGCCGTTCGATGGTGGTGACCAGGTTCTCGGTCACCATCACCACCGAGCGCAACGCGTGATGGTCGGTCAACTGGTTGTGCCCCAGCGACACGAACGCTTCGATGCCGTGCGTCAGCGCATCCAAACCGGTTGCCGCGTTGAGCCATTCGGGCATGGTGGTGAGCAGGCGCGGATCGATGACGGTAAGGTCGGGCACCAGCGCGCGGCCCAGGATGGTGATCTTGGTGTTGCGGGTGGTGTCGGTGACGATGCAGAACTGCGAGACGTCGGCGCCGGTGCCCGAGGTCGACGGCAGCACCACGAGCGGTGGGATCGGCATGGTGGCCTTGTCCACGCCGGCGTAGTCGAGGATGTCACCGCCGTTGGCGGACAGGATCGCGATACCTTTCGCGGCGTCGATCACCGATCCGCCACCCAGCGCGATCAGCACGTCGCACCCGTGGGCCCGGTAGAACTCGTGGCCCGCGGTGATCTCGTGGTCCTTCGGGTTGGGCGTGATGGCGCTCCAGACCTGTGGAGTCACGCACTGCTCCCGCAGATGCCCCAACAGTTCGTCGACCCATCCGGCCTCGATCAGCCCCGGGTCGGTGACCAGCAGTGGACGCAAGCCACCCAGGCGCACCGCGGCGTGCGCGGCCTCGGCCATCGAATCGATGCCGAACACGATTTCGGGGGCGTGAAACTTGAGCAGCCGGGTCGGCATCGGATCCGGCATGGCCCTCGGCACCGCGATCGGCGCGGACTCCACCTGCGTTATCACCTCACCACCCCGTCGTGTGATCCACCTAACAAACCACCATACGTCGCCGACGGGTGGCTCCCAATGTGCAGGTGGGCAGGCCGTTACCTACCCGATCGGGTAGGTACAAGATCACATCCGAGATCAGGAGAGCGCGTGCGCGAGCTCTCCCGCCCGGGCGATGAGCTGCTCGGCATCGCGCGCGACGACGACCTTGTCGCACACCTCGGCGTAGTCCGGCATGGCGCACGTGGCCTGCCGCCAGTACCGGGTGGGTTCCGGGGTGATCCAGGCGAGCCGGTGTACGCGTCGCCGCAGCGCACGCAGGCTCTCGGTGCGAGCCGGCAGGCCCGGGCTGCGACCGTCGCCGACGATCAGCACGGCCGTGCGCGAATCGAGTGCGTCGGCCTGCGCGGACAGCATCTCGTCGAATACCTGCCCGTAGTCGCTGCTGGCCTCCAGATCGATCTGGGCCTCGGCCAGCACCGCGGCGAGCGCATCGTCCCCACCGGTCTGCAGCAGAATCTCGGTGACGTCGACGGGACGGTCCACGAACGCCATCACCCGGCATCGGTGCGCCCGCCGGTGCATGGCCTGTGCCAGCCGCAGCGTGAACGCGGTGACCGGACGCACCGACAGCGAGACGTCGGCGATGACCAGCAGGCGCACCCGATCTGGCCGCGGGGTGCGGGTGATGAGCCGGAACGGCACGCCGTCGGTGCGCAGAGAGTGCCGCGTGGTGCGACGCATGTCGAGGCGGCCCCGCATCTCGGCGGGCCGGGGCCGCGGTGCCCCGCGCATGCGGCGCAGCACCTCGTGGCAGGCGAGGTCGACGTCGGTGGCCACCGTTGCGTCGGTGGGGCCGGCCGGGGTGTCCGGTTCGGCGGTCAGCCCGCACCGGTCGGCCAGTGCCGCGACGAAGCTCTCGACGGCCTGTGTCAGCTGGTCGAGTTGTTCGGCGGTCAACGGTTGGTCTCCCGCGTCGTCGCCGTAGGTGCGGGCCGGGTCGTAGGCGTCGAGCCAGGCCAGGATGGACTCCGGATCGTCCCAGTGCAGTGCGCCCGCCACCACGGGAGCCACCGAGTCGGCGAGGGCGCCGGCCAGGCTCGCCGCGGCGCGGTCCACCTCGACGGTGTAGCGCACGCCGCGACGGCCCGCGTCGCTCTCGGCCGACACCGACAGCTGGTTGTCGGCGCCAGACACGCTGAAGTCGTCGTCGTCCTTGTGCGGGTTGAACCCCTTGTCGGCGTCCGGGGTGTCGAAATGGTCGCCGACCTCGGCCGCGCGTTCGTTGTACTCGGCGTAACGCCCGATCTCCTGGTCCTCGTCGATCTCGAGGTGGTCGGGCAGACCCGAGCCGGTGTGGGCACGGCTCGGGTCTGCCACGTCGTGTTCGGTGACGATCGACGCGACGCCGAACATCGCGTCGAAGGCGCGGTCGAAACCACGTTGTTCACGAACGTATTTCGCGCACGTCGCGCGTAACGCGGCCCGCAGCGCCTCCTGGTCACGTGCCCCGAGCAGTCCGAGCACGCGCCGCACCTCGATCACCTCGGCCGGCGAGGTCGCGACGCCGGCGCGGCGCAACAACTCGCCGAACGCGGCGGCGACGAGGTCGAGGATCTTCGACGGTGTCACCGCCGGCCACCACCGCGCCCGCGGAACACCGCGGTGGTCGTGTTGGCCGGACGCGACGCCACCGTGGCCGGTTCTGCCGGCTTCGACGGCTCGACCGGTTGCGCCCCAACGCCACTCAGATTGTCACTCAGACCGCCACCCAGATGACGCAACGCGATCTCGCGGTCGCTGGTGAACTTCACCAGCGTCGAGAGCAGCAGCGGATGCGACGCCTCGGTGCCCAGCAGCGCCGCGGCACGCGCCCCGTCCACCACCTCCGAGATCGACGGGCTCTTGCGCAGCGGCAGTTCGCGCAGGGTGCGGGCCAGTTCGACGACGTCGGCGACCACCGACGGTTCGACGTGCGGTGCCCGCACCCCGACGATCTCCCGTTCCCGTTGCGGCGTCGGGAATCCCAGGTGGTAGTGCAGGCACCGGCGCTTGAGCGCCGACGACAGTTCGCGAGTGTCGTTGGAGGTCAACACCACCCACGGCACCGTGCGGGCTTTGAAGGTGCCGATTTCAGGGATGGTCACCTGCCGCTCGGCGAGGATCTCCAGCAGCAGGGCCTCCATGGCCTCCTCGGTGCGGTCGACCTCGTCGATCAGCAGCACGACCGGTTCCTCGGACAGCACCGCGTCCAGCAGCGGACGTACCGACAGGAACGCCTCGGAGTACAGCCCGAAGTCACGTCCCGCCAGATAGCGCGACGCCTCGTCGATGTCCTCGATCCCATTGGTGGCAGCCGTGATCCGGTCACGCAGCATCTGCACATGCAGCAGTTGCTTGGCGTAGTCCCATTCGTAGAGCACCCGATTGTCGTCGAGACCCTCGTAGCACTGCAGGCGGATCAGCCGCCGCCCACCGGCCGCGGCGAGCGCCTTGGCCAGTTCGGTCTTGCCGACGCCGGCCGGCCCTTCCAGCAGCAGGGGCCGGTCCAGCGCGGTGGCCAGATGCACCACGGTGGCAAGGTCGGTGTCGGCGATGTAGTCCTGCTCGCGCAGCGCGGCGGAGAGTTCCGCCGCGCTGCCGAACATGATGGGCTCATCGCGAACAGGGATGGTCGCGGTGGTCACATGGCCTCCCGGTTGCGAATCAGATGCTGAATCAGTAGGACTCGTTGATCGCGTGGTTCACCACGGGGATCATCGATTCGACGGTCACCTCGCGCGGGTTGCCTGGGGTGCACCAGTCGTCCTGGATGTGCTCGGAGATCGCGCGGACGGTCTTGTCGTCGCCCTTGATCACCTCACCCTTGCCGGCGTACTTGCCGGTGTTCATCTGGTTCTTGGCGTACGAGTCGACGCGGACCTGCGAGAAGTTGTCCGGGATGCCGACGTCCTGCGCCAACCGGATCGCGGCCTCGACCGCGGCGTCGGCGGCCTGCACCGTGGTCATGTTGCGGGTGTCCACACCCATCGCCGTCGCAAGCTGCGCGTAGCGCTCGTAGCGCGCGGGCAGGTTGTACTCCCATACCCGCGGCAGGGCGATCGCGTTGTTGAGGCCGTGGTGGCTGTCGAAGAACGCGCTGACCGCGTGGCTGATGGAGTGCACGATGCCCAGACCGCCGGAGTTGAACGCCTGCCCGGCGATGTACTGCGCGTTCATCATGCCTTCGCGGGCCTTGAGGTTGCGTGGCTCGAACACCGCCTCGCGCAGATGCTTGGCGACGAGTTCGACGGAGTACAGGGCATTTCCGAGTGACGGCGCGAAGTCCAGCCGCGACACGAACGGCTCACTGCCGTGCGCGAGCACATCGAAACCGCAGTAGGCGGTGAAGTGCTGCGGGCAGCTGTAGTACAGCAGCGGATCGTCGATCGCGAGGGTGACGATGGTCGCCTCGTCGAACCCCACCCACTTGTGCGGGTGGTCCATGTCGGAGGTGTCGGTGATGACGTAGGCCCACGATGTCTCCGAACCCGTTCCGGCCGTGGTGGATACCGCGATGTGCGGCGGGTTCTGCTTGTTGGTGGACTTGGCGAAGCCCTCGAACTCGTTGATGTTGCGGCCGTCGTGGGCGATGACCACACGCGCACCCTTGGCGGCGTCGTGGCTCGACCCGCCACCGACGGAGATGATGCTGTCGCACTTCTCCTGCTGGTAGAGCGCCGCGGCCTCCATGACGTTGTAGTCCTTGGGGTTCGACTCCACCTTGTCGTAGAGGACCACCTCGACGCCCTGGTACTCGATCTTGCCGGTGAGTTCCTCGATGATGCCTGAGCCGCGCAGGCCCGTGGTCATCAGCAGGGTGCGCTTGAAGCCGAGGTTCTTGGCCTCGACGCCGATGATGTCGTGCGCCCCGACGCCCAGCAGCGCGCGGGGGAACGGGTGGAACTCCTTGATCGGGAAATCCCAAATCTGGTTCAGCTCAATGGCCATTGGTTCACTCCTCGCTGTGTCGCGCCCAGGTTCGGGCAGCTGACACCACGGTGGACCGCAAGTGGCCGGCGTCACAATGGTTTGCGGCCACTACCCGCCGACCGGCACGGCAGAACTGTCCGGTCGGGCAGGGTGGTCGACCACCGGCGGCTCACCGGTGGGCGAGGGTGCTCACAGCCCCAGGTCGTTGAGGCCCGGATGGTCGTCGGGCCTGCGGCCCAGCGGCCAGTGGAACTTGCGCTCGCCCTCGGCGATCGGCGCGGTGTTGATGGACGCATGCCGCGTGCGCATCAGGCCGAACTCGTCGAACTCCCAGTTCTCGTTGCCGTACGAGCGGAACCAGTTGCCCGAGTCGTCGTGGTGTTCGTAGGCGAAGCGCACGGCGATCCGGTTGCCGTCATGGGCCCAGAGTTCCTTGATCAGGCGGTAGTCGAGTTCGGTGTTCCACTTACGCGTCAGGAACTCGACGATTTCCTCTCGGCCTCTGGGGAATTCGGTGCGGTTACGCCAGCGGGAGTCGACAGTGTAGGCGAGGGCGACCCGCTGCGGGTCCCGGGAGTTCCAGGCGTCCTCGGCCAGCCTGACCTTTTGGGCGGCGGTCTCGGTGGTGAATGGCGGCAGCGGTGGGCGGGCTGCGTCGGACATGCGGCGTTCCTTCCCGGAGAACGGTCGTTCTCCCGTCTGCTACCGTAGAGAACGATGGTTCTCCGCGCAAGGAAGGTCGGCATGCTGGACCCAGACGCGGCACGCGAGCGCGTCCTCGCCGCGGCCGAGGAACTCTTCTACGCCCGCGGCATTCAGGCCGTCGGCATGGACGCCGTGCGGACGGCGTCCGGAGTCTCGCTCAAACGCCTCTACCAGATGTTCCCCTCGAAAGAGGATCTGGTTGTTTCGTTCCTGCAACAACGGGATTCGCGGTGGCTCGGCAGGCTCACCGCCGCGGTCCAATCCCACACCGACCCGCGCGAACGCATCACCGCGGTGTACGACTGGCTGTACGCGTGGTTCTCCGAACCCGACTACCGCGGTTGCGCGTTCATCAACTCCTTCGGTGAACTCGGCGGTATCTCCCCCGCGGTCGCAGACCAGGCCCGCCACCACAAGCGGGAGTTCCACGCTTATCTCACCGAACTCGTCGGCGCCGCAGGGTATCCCGCCGAGTTGGCCGCGCACCTCGCTCTGCTCGCGGAAGGTGCGATTGTCAACTCGGCGATCTTCGGCACACCCGACCCCGCCACGCGCGCAAAGCAAGCCGCGCTCACGCTCATGCAGGCCTCAGGCGGTTAGGCTAGCCGCAGTTACCTCCAAGCGGAGGTGTGGAAGTCGCTGGGCCAGCGCGTGGCGCGATGACCCTCAGCATCGGCACGGCAATCAGTAACGCCAGCGCGACCATAACGCTGCTGACCCAGACCGGCGCAACGACATTCGCGTGAATTCCGAGAGCCGCAGCTGCGGCCACCGGACCACCGGCAGCGCCGACGTTCAACGCCGCCGTCGCATACGCCCCACCCATCGTGGGGGCTGCGGACGCCTCATAGAGCACCCGCGTGATCAGGGTGCCGCCCACGGCGAACGACAACGCGCCCTGCATGAATGCCAGCAGGAGAAGCGCAGCCGGCTGGCTCGACAGGAGCGCAAGCGCCGTCCAGCCCGCCAACAACGCAGGGCCCCCGGCTCCGATGACGATACCGGGGCGTGTGTCGGACAGACGTCCCGCGACGGTCACGCCGATGAACGACCCAAACCCGAACAGCAGCAAGACAACCGAGACCCACAGTCGCCCCAGTCCCGCCGATTCGGTGACGATCGGTGCCAGGAACGTGAACGTCGCGAACGTACCGGCATTCACCAGGGCGGCGAGCAGCATGGCCAACGCCAGGCGCTTACTCCCCAGTTGCGCGAGCTCATCACGCAGCGAGGCACCCGCCACCGGCGAGCCGGCGCGTCCTGCACCCGCCGGTAATGCTGTGGCGATACCGACAACAGCGGGCACACAGAGCAGTGCTATCGCCCAGAAGGTGGCCCGCCAGCCTAGCATGGTGCCCAGCACCGCGCCGGCCGGCACTCCGGCGATGGTCGCCAGCGTCGTGCCCGCCAGGAGAACCGCCAGCCCGCGACCTTGGCGTCCCGCCGGCACGAGGGTGGCCGCCGTGCTCAACGCGACCGCGAGAAAGCCCGCATTGGCAACCGCCGCGACCAGCCGGGTGACCAACAGAACGCCGAAACTTGTTGTGACAGCGCCGAGCACGTGCACCAGGGCGAAGGTCAGCAGGAAGGCCGACAAACTGACCCGGGCACGCCATCGACGGGTCAACGCCGCCATCGACGGCGCACCGACGACCATCCCCACAGCAAATGCCGACGTGAGCAGCCCAGCCGGTCCGATCGATACACCGAGGTCGGCGGCGATGTCCGGCACCAGACCGGCGAGCATGAATTCCGAGGTACCCATGGCGAATACGGCCACGGCAAGAAGGTAGAGCGAAAAAGGCATCACAAACTCCGAGGTGAGAGAGCGAGAAAAGAAAACGTCTCGTCACCGCGGCCGGCCCCCGTGGGGCTGGGACTGCGCTCAGTGATTCAGGGGGCTGACGGCGTGACCGAAAGCCCCCACCTTGGATGCCTCAGGGCTCGACATGACGCGAACACTAGCCACGGCACCGCTGACCACGCAACCCTGTTTTCAGGGCGCCTCACGCAACGCTGCTGCGAACTGCTCCAGTTCGTCGACCGTCACGTCGACGTGCGGCGAGATTCGCAGCACCGGCGTGCGCATCTCGAACGGTGCCCGCGCGAGTTCACACGCGGTGCTCACGATGCCACGCTCCGCGATCAGCCACGAGCGCACCGACGCGGGATCGGCACCATCGGTGGGCTCAAGGGTGGTGATCGCGGTGGGTTGGTCGACGGGTTCGACGACGCGCCACCCGTCGACCTCTGCCAGCACCTGCCGAGAGAGGCACCCCACCTCGGCGAGTCGTTCGCGCACCGTCGTGGGACCTGCTGCGAGATGCTCACCGACCGCGACGGAGAATCCCACACGCGCCGCCGCGTTGTGCTCACCGAGTTCGAGCTTCTCCAGAACACTCATCGGAATTGGCCAGTCGGACGGGGGGATCCGCGGTTGCAGACGCTCGGCGAGTTCGGGCCGCACCGCGAGCACCCCGACACCACGCGGGCCGGCGAGCCACTTGCGCGACGATGAGTACACCGCGTCGGCCCCGACATTGCAGTCCAGATGCCCCAGCGCCTGCGCGGCGTCGATCACCACGGGGATCCCCGCATTGTGGCAGGCCTCGACGAGTTCTGCCGCGGGTTGCGCGATCCCGCGATGGCTTGCCAATGCGGTGAGGTGTACGAGCGCGACGGGATGGGCCGACAGTTCGTGCGACGCCTCGTCGACCAGCACCCGCCCGTCGTCGTCGACCGGTAGCGCACGCACCTGGAAACCGTTGGCCGCCATGGCAGACAGATTCGGCCCGTACTCGCCGGGCAGGCAGGCCAGCGTGCGCTTCCCCGGCCAGCTCGACAGCAACAGGTCGATGGCGTGGTTGGATCCGCTGGTGTACACCACGTCCGACGCCGCAAAACCGATGAGCGACGCGACCGCGGCCCGCCCGGCGTCGAGCGCCGGCGTCGCAGCCTCGGCCGCCACATAACCACCCACCTCGGCCTCGTGGCGTGCGTGTGCGGTGGTCGCGTCGATCACCGCGAAGCTCTGCCGCGAACATGCCCCGCTGTCCAGGTGCAACCCGGCAACCTTGGGACGGGCGTCACGCCACTGCTGCGCGAGCATCACCGCACCGCCAGCGACAACCCGAAATCCCCGGCCGGATCGGTCCACCAATGCGTCTGCCGCAGACCGGCTTCCGCCAGCTCGGCGACGACGTTCTCGGGACGGAACTTGCAGGACACCTCGGTGAGCATCTCCTCACCCGCGGCGAAGTCGACCTCCAGGTCCAGTGCCGCGACGCGGACATGCTGTGCGGTGCGGGCACGCAACCACATCTCGATGCGTTCCTCGTCGGAGTTCCACTTCGCGACATGCTCGAACGCGTCGAGGTCGAAATCGGCGGACAGTTCGCGGTTCACCACGGCCAGCACGTTGCGGTTGAACGCCGCGGTGACGCCGGCCGCGTCGTCGTACGCGCGCACCAACCGGCCGGTGTCCTTCACCAGATCGGTGCCCAGCAGCAGGCTGTCGCCCGGCTGCAGCGTGTCCGCGAG
Coding sequences:
- a CDS encoding DUF1348 family protein translates to MSDAARPPLPPFTTETAAQKVRLAEDAWNSRDPQRVALAYTVDSRWRNRTEFPRGREEIVEFLTRKWNTELDYRLIKELWAHDGNRIAVRFAYEHHDDSGNWFRSYGNENWEFDEFGLMRTRHASINTAPIAEGERKFHWPLGRRPDDHPGLNDLGL
- a CDS encoding TetR/AcrR family transcriptional regulator, with amino-acid sequence MLDPDAARERVLAAAEELFYARGIQAVGMDAVRTASGVSLKRLYQMFPSKEDLVVSFLQQRDSRWLGRLTAAVQSHTDPRERITAVYDWLYAWFSEPDYRGCAFINSFGELGGISPAVADQARHHKREFHAYLTELVGAAGYPAELAAHLALLAEGAIVNSAIFGTPDPATRAKQAALTLMQASGG
- a CDS encoding Cmx/CmrA family chloramphenicol efflux MFS transporter, encoding MPFSLYLLAVAVFAMGTSEFMLAGLVPDIAADLGVSIGPAGLLTSAFAVGMVVGAPSMAALTRRWRARVSLSAFLLTFALVHVLGAVTTSFGVLLVTRLVAAVANAGFLAVALSTAATLVPAGRQGRGLAVLLAGTTLATIAGVPAGAVLGTMLGWRATFWAIALLCVPAVVGIATALPAGAGRAGSPVAGASLRDELAQLGSKRLALAMLLAALVNAGTFATFTFLAPIVTESAGLGRLWVSVVLLLFGFGSFIGVTVAGRLSDTRPGIVIGAGGPALLAGWTALALLSSQPAALLLLAFMQGALSFAVGGTLITRVLYEASAAPTMGGAYATAALNVGAAGGPVAAAAALGIHANVVAPVWVSSVMVALALLIAVPMLRVIAPRAGPATSTPPLGGNCG
- the mdo gene encoding NDMA-dependent methanol dehydrogenase (This methanol dehydrogenase is considered a nicotinoprotein, since its NADP cofactor remains is not dissociable, but instead remains permanently bound. A member of this family has been shown to act as a formaldehyde dismutase, able to convert two molecules of formaldehyde (plus one water molecule) into one of methanol and one of formate, with no net change in its redox state. More recently, it was shown in Mycobacterium smegmatis that this enzyme is critical to ethanol utilization, for which the biosynthesis of the cofactor-like electron carrier mycofactocin is also required.) → MAIELNQIWDFPIKEFHPFPRALLGVGAHDIIGVEAKNLGFKRTLLMTTGLRGSGIIEELTGKIEYQGVEVVLYDKVESNPKDYNVMEAAALYQQEKCDSIISVGGGSSHDAAKGARVVIAHDGRNINEFEGFAKSTNKQNPPHIAVSTTAGTGSETSWAYVITDTSDMDHPHKWVGFDEATIVTLAIDDPLLYYSCPQHFTAYCGFDVLAHGSEPFVSRLDFAPSLGNALYSVELVAKHLREAVFEPRNLKAREGMMNAQYIAGQAFNSGGLGIVHSISHAVSAFFDSHHGLNNAIALPRVWEYNLPARYERYAQLATAMGVDTRNMTTVQAADAAVEAAIRLAQDVGIPDNFSQVRVDSYAKNQMNTGKYAGKGEVIKGDDKTVRAISEHIQDDWCTPGNPREVTVESMIPVVNHAINESY
- the egtE gene encoding ergothioneine biosynthesis PLP-dependent enzyme EgtE, giving the protein MMLAQQWRDARPKVAGLHLDSGACSRQSFAVIDATTAHARHEAEVGGYVAAEAATPALDAGRAAVASLIGFAASDVVYTSGSNHAIDLLLSSWPGKRTLACLPGEYGPNLSAMAANGFQVRALPVDDDGRVLVDEASHELSAHPVALVHLTALASHRGIAQPAAELVEACHNAGIPVVIDAAQALGHLDCNVGADAVYSSSRKWLAGPRGVGVLAVRPELAERLQPRIPPSDWPIPMSVLEKLELGEHNAAARVGFSVAVGEHLAAGPTTVRERLAEVGCLSRQVLAEVDGWRVVEPVDQPTAITTLEPTDGADPASVRSWLIAERGIVSTACELARAPFEMRTPVLRISPHVDVTVDELEQFAAALREAP